CTCGGCCTCACATTGTGGCCATGACAGCCAATACAATGCAAGGCGATCGCGAGTCCTATTTAGCTGCAGGCATGGATGACTACATTGCCAAACCCATTCGTCTTAAAGGACTCGAACAAATATTGTCAGAATTCACAGAGGCAAAGTGCACCTAAACAAACCAGATTTCATACCAAAATTTAGAAATTTATCTTATCAGTTGAGGGGATTGTAGCGAATCTCAATACCTCGGAATACCTCCAAAGAAATAACCGCAAGGTTTCTCTATATACAAGCTAAATTCTCTAGTGCTCTGTGGCGCTCTATCGCAACTTTGACTAGATCGGTGGCTTTAGCAACTAAATCAATATCTCTCGAACCAGGTGCTCTAGGTTCTCGATAATACATAGCAAAGGTGGCTACAACTTCATCATTGATGATGATTGGAGTAGACCAACATGCTCTGAGTCCATACTGTAAAACTACATCCTTGACTGATTGACAACGAGGATCAGTAGCAATATCCGTGATTGTAACGGTTTGTTTTGAATAGGCAGCCGTCCCACAGGAACCAACCATGGGTCCAATTTTTAAACCATCAATGGCTTGATTGTAAGCTTCAGGTAGGCTTGGAGCAGCCCCATGATGTAGCTTGCCAGTAAAATTATCTAACAAGAGAATAGAACATAAAGATTGATCTGAAAGATCCTCAATCATCTTAGCCAGAAGATTTAAGGTTTCCAAAAGAGCTGCTCCCTTGGCAATCAAGTTTAATACCTTATTCTGTCCATCCACGAAGTCTTGAATCCATTTACGTTCAGAGATTTCCTGATGGAGTTGATGATTCTGTCGATCCAATTGGAGCATTTGCTCCTTTCCTTTTTCAATGAGCTTAGCTTGTGCAAGAGCAATTCCTACTCTCAATGCTACAGATTCAGACAATTCAATTTCTTCTTGAGTCCAATGCCTAAATCGATCACATTGTTGGATCAGGATCAATCCATTGGGTTCGCCGTGACAGGACGTTCGAATGGCAATCATTGACTTCAAGCCAGTAATATTAACCCCATCTGGCAGAGGTTCCATCAGAGAATTTGTATGTACATCTGGAAGAGAAATGGCTTTATCGTTCGCTAAACTCTCTCGTACAAAAGGGATATCAATGATGGAACGACTCCAATCCAGCGAAGAAGTGAAACCTGTTTCACAGTATTCCGCAGCCCATGGTAGTTGAGCAGTTGGATTGGGTAAGTAAGTATAAATTAAACAGCGATTGGCTTGGAAGACTTTGCCAATTTGATTTGCCGTGGTTTGCAATATCTGTGTTGTGTCAAGACTCTGTCGGATTTTCTGAGTAATATGCTCCAAGAGCAATACTTGCTCTAAATGCTTTGCTAACGCTGCCTCAGTTTTCTTCCTCGTTAGTTCTGCTCCCGCACGAGCAGCAAAAATTTTTAGAATAACAATCTCATCTGAAATATTTTCTTTAGACGGCTTTGTATCCATCACAGCCAAATGGCCTAAATAGTCTCCCTGGCTATCTAAGATAGGTATGCCGAGATAGCTATGAGCATTTAAAGGGATTAAATAGGGATCGTTAGGGAATAGGGTTTGGAGAGAGTGAGGATAATGGCAGATTTCAAGCCTTTGAATAACCTGCTCACAGGGAGTTCCAGCAATCTCATACTCCCAGCAATTGCCCAACTCATCATCACCACTGTAAGCCAAAGTCATGGCATGGGTGTGGTTTTTATCATCCAAGACAGCAATGAGAGCGTACTCAACATCTAAAATTTCAGCAAGGCAGCGCACACAGGAGTAGAAGAATTCATCTCCAATTTTGGCAGCGGTACCTTCCATAATTAAACGCAAGGCGTCTTCTCGTCGTTTTTGCTCTATGTTCTTAGCGCTTTCTAAGGCTAAACGTTCTTCAACAAGTTGCTTATCTAAGGCTTGGCTCGCGGCAAGGAATTGATAGTCTTGATTGGTTAAACTTCTTCCTAAAGACCAAGCTTGAGCATCAGCTAATGCCTGACCTCGAAGCAACCGAGATTCATCCTGAGCACCAGAATTCATCCAAGCAGTCAATGCCTCAGAGTACGGCCTTAATTCTTCCAGTTGGTCTTGAACCCACATCTGATCAAAAACGAACTTGTAAATGCGGTTTGAAACTTTCAATAAACCATTTCGCTTAACAACTAAGCCTGAAAGTAATAATTCCACTTGAGTATCGCTATTCGTTTCAGCTAAAACTCCATCCTGGAGAATATGCTGATACATTCCTAATAGTCGGGTGGCTTTATGTTCGTTTCTTAGCAGTCGAGTATGAATAGTACGAAGATGTTCGGGGTTATCTTGAGATTTCCAATTTTGAATGATATGGGACTGAACAATATGCTCAATAAAATCCTTAATAGAATATTGAGAGTCAGATAAAAGAGCAGGTGGACAGTTGCATTTTTCTTCAACTTCAACATGCTGGACAACAATTTGACAGAGCTTTTGAGTTAAGAAAGGCTGTCCATTTGTCCAAGATAAAATTTCTTCCAAAAATCTATCGGGGTGATCGTACTTATCTACCATTCCTTGTACAAGAGAATGGCATTCTTCTAAATGGAACCCATTTAATTCAATGGCTTGGCCAGTGTTAAAGGGGGTGCGATTTCGATCTTGGATTAAGTCTGAGGGTGTGGAAACCCCAAACAGGGCAAAGGCCAGGCGATTATATTGAGGATTATCTGCTCGTTGGTTATAACATGACCGGATGAGTGCAAAAAAATCATCCATGGGGAAATCGAGACTGAGGATACTATCAATTTCATCGATGAAGATGAAGATCTTCTCACCTGCAATATGGGTCAACAGTACATTTTCAATAAAAAGACTCAGCTTTTGAACAGGAGTCAACCCATATTGTTGTTTCCACCAATGATTGAAGTGAAGTGTTTCCTGTAAATTGAATCCGTAAAATATTTCATTGGCAACTCCTTTATACCACTGTTCAGGTGAAGTCCTTTCGCTGCCAATGCTCGTGATATCGATCGATACCGAATTATAACCAGCTTCTCGAAGTCTGTGTCTAACACGAACTCGTAAACTAGATTTACCCATTTGACGTGAATTAAAAACGTAGCAGAAATCACCTCTCACAAGGGCGTCAAATAATAAAGAATCGGCTTCACGTTCAACATAACTTGGAGAATCAATGCTGAGGCTACCCCCGACTTGGTACTCATAGTTCTTGTGGTTGTTGGATAGCATAAACCTAAACCAAATTTCCTAAAATTGACTTGTGCAATTGCGAAAATATCGTCTATATAACTCGCACATTGGTACCACTTGATCTTTTTCAAATCGAATCAAGCCCAGGCTTTCGAGCTTATAAGCTGAAACATATGGTATTGATATGGGCTGTTCCACAGACACAATCTCTTTAAAGTGACGAGCTAATTCAGGATGCTGTTGAAGCGTAAACAACTGGTTACTTAGATGGCTGCTAAAGAGTCCAGTCGGTATCGGGGCATCATCAATAAGCTCCTGAAGAGAGAGATCTTTATGAAAAAGGTGATAAAAAGCCAGGTTCAATAAATAGGGGTGACCTCCACATAAGTCACATAGGCAGGATATTTTTGTTCGACCAGATTTACCTTTTGTCCAAGTACAACCATATCTATCTGCTAATTCTTGGACCTGATCGACAGTTAACGCTTGTAACTGAATGGGAAGGCCTACATTAAAAGGGGACTGATTGAGATTGAGGGGGATATAGGCTTCCGTACTATGGGCAACAATGAGTCGGAGTTTTTTCCATACCTCAAAATTATTCGCTTCTTCATGCCAATACCTCAGCATGGGCAGAAAGTCTTGAGCTGTTTGAGAATACTCAAACAATCGATCTAAATCATCCAATGCAATCACGAGGGGATCACTCAGTTGGTTTAGGATGTATCTTCTAAAATAATTCGTGCAACTTACTTTGCTGCCTAGGTCTCTATCCCAAAATTCATCAACTTTCGATTGTATTTGGAGTTGATTAGTCAAGTTCAAACATATCCACCTCAACAGCTTGTCTAAACTCATGAGAATAGATTGATCTGCCTGATTAAAATTTAATCTAACTGTATTAAAATTTTGTGACTCGGCATAAACTAATATCCTGAGCAGTAAAGAGGTTTTTCCCCACTTTTTTGGTGCTTTTATCCGAATGAGGGATCCAGGTCGGACAACCGTTTCATAGGACCGTTTCTCGGCTAGGTTCCTCTTGATGTAAAAAGGTGATTCCAAGGGAACTGAACCGCTGGGGAAATCAGGTATAGGATGAGATTTCTGGCAATATTCTGTATCAGGGGTATTCTGGGTGTCAGAATTATGGCTTTGTTGCCTGAGGACGGAACGAAAGTTACTTTTTGTGACTTTTTCTAAAAATAAATCCGTTAATTCAAGCCAAAGCTGCGATCCGACTCGCCGAATATAGTCATTGTCATATCCAGCTAACGCCGCAATATCTTGATACGTAAGTCCCTTCCAGCATTGCTTAAAGATTAACTCCTGGAGAGCATTAAGACGTTGGGGTGCAAGCGCAACATCAATAATTTCTAGTGCTTCATCAACTGTCATTAGATGTGATTCACAGGTCTATATCCATCAAAGAAGTCGTCACACCAATCCTAATGTACAGAACCGATTGGTGTGAATAGTATCTCTTAAAATCAAAAGTAATGACTATAACCATGAAATCCTCAACATCAAGCACACAATTAGATAGCTTCTCATAAGAAAAATAGTAACAATATCACACAGACTTTTTTAATATTCAGGTACAAGCTAGTAACGAGGAGCAATCTTGCAATTCACTAAGTAAATAAAATCACTTGGCTCAATATCATAAATTCATCTACCTTATTGGGACTCTCACTGAAATAATCTATATTGAATCAATCCCAAATCAAGGTTGGACTATTTTATGAGCAGCCTTTTCATTTCGATTACTTTTCCTGGTTAATTTAGTAGGTGATACTGCCTTCCATGAAGAACATAGAGTATATAAAACAACTCACCATATTGCCAACATAAATACTGATTAGTTTTTGAGAGATTGAAAGTGATAGCAGACGATATCATAGAATACTATTTACAGAATTATCAATCTAAAATAAGCAAGATTTCATTGTCTTCGCTATGCTCTTCTATCATAGAATCTTGGCTTTGTGTTGACGTTGATAAAAAGGTAATCATCTTTGGTCAAATTCACAATCACCCAAATCATCCATCATGTAAAAGGCTAAAAACCTCACCGATCCAGGGTTATTTTTCGAAAAATGGTCGTATTTATGTGAATACCAAGAATTCCATGTACGAGCTTGGTTTACCACATCAAGATTTTGCTGGAGATTCAAAGTTGTTTTTAGAGGATGATCAGGAGCTGAAATGGGAAAAACTAACCTATTGGACAGAATAAATTATTCTCTTGAATAGCTAAGTAACTTTGTGCTTAATTAGTATGTATTTCGTATAAATTATTTAAGCTTACTTCCCATAAAGTCAGTTGAACTGGTAAATAGTCTTGAACATTTTTGCTCAATTATCAAAGGTTGATTATATTGAATTTCCAGGATATCTTTAGTTACTTCCAAAGCCCACCCCCCATTTATTTAAATAGAGAAGTTGCTGTTTGCTGTATTCTCACAATTTTAATTAAAAATGGTGAATCCTATGGCTCTGCTCTCATGCAATATGTAGAAACCGAGTATCCACCCTACCGTTTATCCGATACGGTTCTATATAACTCATTGAATTTTCTTACCCATGAAGGTATTGTTACTTCTTATTGGAAGAATTTTCCCGGAAGAGGTCGGCCTAGGCGTATGCTGATCATCCCATCAAGTCGACAGAATGAAGCCAATCAGTTGTCAAAGCTTTGGCTCGACTTTCTGGAACTGAATAGCCGAAAATATGCATTGGCAACCATCTAATTTACTGATGCTAATTTCGTTGATTTTTAATGCCTAAAAATTATTGAGAATGCTTAGCTCATTGAAGGCTCTTTATTTTGAGATCGGCCCTAGTAGGGATAGGCAATGGTGTTTTAGCGGAGGAATTTGTCTTTAAGGTTTTCAAAGATACTGCATTCTCAATCAGCTTATTTCAAAGACTTCCAATCTTTTCCTTCATATCTCTAAGCTTCAAAAACGAAGAATATTTTTATTTGATTTTGGACAGTTCTCATGGGTATATAGGCGCAAAGATCCCATAAAAAAATGGAGAATGTCTCTAATGAGTGTTGTTATTGAACCATGAATAATCTGATACCCATTCATGACCTTGCTTGTGAAATAGTTTTGTCTTATCCAAATACCTTTGCTGAAGCGGCGATCGATGCACAAGCCTTAAAAAAGGGACAGCTATTGCTCGTCAGCTTAGGCAATTTACCCTATGAATCTGCTCAACGGATTACTGACTTTCTAGCAGGTAGTACCCACTCCCTTATGGGTCAGGTTAGAGAGATTGGCAATGGTGTTTATCTGTTCGCCCCGCCTAGCATCTCTATTCTGACCTTTACTCGAAAAAGTGGACATTCCCGAAGAGTCGATAACCTAGGAGAATGTTTACATGACACAAAGACCCCGTCGAACCTTTACTACAGAACAGAAGGCTGAGGCCGTCAAAATTGTTCAACAGTCTGGTAAATCTGTTAATCAAATGGCGAGAGAACTGGACTTAACCCCGAGTGCCTTACGCAAATGGATCAAACAAGCCCAAATTGACCAACACCCTATCCCCGGTGGCCCCTTGACATCTGCTGAGCGTCAAGAACTCAACCAATTGCGTCGAGACCTCAAACGCGTTCAGATGGAACGAGATTTCCTAAAAAAAGCAGCAACCTTCTTTGCTCAGGAAAGCTCAACCCCTATGAGTTAATCAAAGCAGAGAAGGTGAACTTCCCCATTGTCTTGATGTGTAAAGTCCTCAAGTTATCGAGAAGTGGCTACTATGCCTGGGTAAAGCGAAAGCCCTCCCCTAGACACCAGGAGAATGAAATCTTGTCAGAGCAGATTCAACAGATTCATGATGAGAGTCGTCAAACTTACGGCTCACCCCGAATTCATGCATCGTTGGTTGAAAAAGGATTTCCAGTCAGTCGCCAACGGGTGGTCCGACTCATGGCAAAGCTAGGGATTTGTGCTCAAGCGAAGCGTCCATTCAAAGTCACTACTCATTCTGAGCATGATGGGCCGATGGCCCCGAATATCCTAGACAGGACGTTTACGAGCGAGAAACCTGACCAAGCTTGGGTTGCAGATATCACCTATATCTCGACCCATGAAGGATGGTTATATTTGGCCGTCATTATTGACTTGTTCTCTCGACGAGTCGTAGGTTGGTCCATGGCTGAGCATATGCGGACACAATTAGTTCTCAATGCCCTAAAGGCTGCCTTAGGACAACGGATACCAGCACAGACTGGATTAATCTTTCATTCTGACCGAGGCAGTCAATATGCCAGTGGGGACTATCAACAGGCTTTAGGGATCTACAAATAAATAAGGTACCCATCAATTGGGCACAATCTTGATATCCCATTTGGGTAACGCTTCAGAACATAGCCATTGTTGTTTGTAGGCTTCTAGTGCTTCACCACAGTGATTATGACAGGGTAGTTTGGGGATAGAGTCGGCTGAGTTTAGTTCGTGCATCATCCACTGTAAATAACCAATTAACCGTCGTTTTATCTCGGTTACGCCTTTGTTCCCATGCGGTGACCTCATGCCGGAGTTTTTCAATATCAGGAATTCGTCGATTTAAGCACTGCCTAGAAAGAGCCGAAAACTCAAACTCAACCATATTGAGCCAACTGCCATGTTTTGGAGTGTAGTGAAACTGGATGCGACTGAGAATCCTCAAAGCTTCATCAGGTTTGAAGGTTTTGTAGAGTGCAGCGGGAGTATGGGTGTTGAGATTGTCTAAGACAACGTGCACTTGTTGAGCATCAGGAAACAGACCATCTACTAGATACTGCATGCACACCCCAAAGTCCTCACTTTTTCGATGCTCAGTCACCTTCAAATGTCGCCAACTTTTAAGCGGTTGAAAAAAGCCAAATATATTACAAGTTATTGGATGTCAACCCCATAGGCGATGTCGCGACAACCAAAAGTCGGATCAGCCCCTAAAATTGAACCGTATTATTTGGCGCACACCTCCTTTGCGCTAGCTCTTTTTCAGACCTAACACGACACTTTCAGATCAAAACGACAACCCGTGATCGAAATGACAACCTGTGATCGCTCGATTATTTGGACTGAGATTTTTGAGGTTGAGACTGAGTTTGAGTAGTCCTCTGAGTCGCTGATTTACGTCGATAACTATCGGCTTGAATTTCGATAATCAAACCGTGATGAATTAAGCGATCAATGGCAGCCACCGCCATCATCGAATCAGTAAAGATGTCGTCCCACTGGCTAAAGGGTTGGTTGGCTGTAATCAACAAACTCTTACGTTCATAGCGATGCGCAATTAATTCAAACAGAACGGATGTTTCCGCTTCCGACTTTTTGCAATAGCCCAAGTCATCCAAGACCAATAGATCATAGCGGTCCAGTTTTTTGAGCACCGGATGCAGCTGCAGTTGGAGCTTAGCCTGTTGCAATTGTTGGACCAATGCATTGGCTGCAAAGAACTTCACCCGTTTACCAAACTCCAGCATCTTTTGGGAGACCCCAGTAGCCAAATGTGTTTTTCCAACGCCCGAAGGCCCCAGAAGGAGGCAGTTCTCGGCCCGCTCCAACCACCCTGGATCTGCGGCTAATTGCATTAAGGGAGCTGGATTGAGCTGGGGGCAATGGCTAAAGTCAAAGTTGGTAAAACTTTTTGCGTTTGGGAGTCTGGCTTCGGTGAGAGCTCGCTTTAGACGAGCTTGTTCTCTTCGTTGAGTTTCCGTTTCGCACAAGGCCAGTAAGAATTCCGCATAGGACCAGCTTTCCTGCATAGCTTGGGATTCGATAGATTCCCAATGGGTCAGCATGTGGGAGAGCCTGAGCTTTTTTAAATAGAGGCTCAGGTGTTGGTAGGGGCTTAGCGGGGACTGAGTAGGAGGGGAGGAGTTTGTCATAAAGGTCGAGGGAATGTTGTTCAATGCTGAGGTCAGGAACCTGCTTCATCTGAGGAGGCTCAAACTGCTTTTTCAGGCGATTGAGGGTGAGACTGGACGCCTGGAGTTGCTGCTGTAAGTATGCTGCTACGGCCTGCTCTTTATCTTGAACTGCAGCAATATAGAGACCTTCAACGATGATTTTGGCAGCCTGCTCCAGGTCAAATTGAGCTTTGAGCTGTTTCCAAATTTGGCGGTATTCAGGATTGGGAAGTAGGTCTGATTGCCAGGTGCAATAGATAAAAGCACGAGGCTTCAATCGCATTGAACCAATCACATGGCGATAGTTGATGCAACGGTCTCGACGTTTGCCTTTGCCACTGACGCGTTTTCTTGGCAGTTCCACAACCGGGTGTCGTTCCAGATAGCCGACAATCCGGTCGTGGTATAGATGCAGTTCCAATTGACGGCCAATTAGCCGAGAAGGAACGGTGTATAGAATGCAGCGGACATCAATGGTGCTGCGTTTGCTGACTTTGGCCGTGAGCACTTCATAGTCAGGGGTTCGATATTTAGGTAAGGGTTGCAGATGCTCTTTTTCCTGCTCATACTTGGTTTGGCACTGCTGATTTAACTTGGCGACCTGTGCATCAATCAAGGCTTGATATTCAGCAACGCTCGTAAAATCTGCACTGCCGCGCAGATAGATCGCCTGCTTAATTCGGTTCTTCAAATGACCATGGGGAGACTCGATTGAACCGTTTTCATGGGCTATACCTTTGTTGTTACGAGTGGGTTCTAGCCGATAGTGGTCACACAGTTCGTCGTACAAACGCGTGAGATTTTGGACCGACGGCCGCCCATGTTGCGATAGGCTGCACTCAAACTATCGGTACGATGCTGTTTAGGAACACCTCCACAGGCTTCAAAGGCATTTTGTAATCCTTCTGAAAGGGCGACAAAGCTTTCGCCTCCTTGGATAATCTGGGCATATCGCCAGCCGCTATATCCCAGACGGTAATGGTATATCAGATGCTCAAACGGTTTACCGGCAATGGTAATCGTGATGCCCTTGAGTTCTGTAAAATCGGAGAACCCTTGTACCCCTGGTTCATGACGTAGTTCAAACATCACTTCAGGGCTCGGACCATGCAAGGCTTTCCACGTTCTTACCCGACGTTGCAGGGTCCGCAGGACTTGGGGATACTGGCCTGGATATTTATCCTGCAGATACTCGTACAGGGTCATGGGTTTGAGGCGCGGATCTCGACGCAGCATTGGCTCTAGCTCGTCTTCCCACACATCCGCCAAGGGGTCAGGGACGGTGCGTTGGTCCTGCATGCGGCCGCGATTAGGTTGATGGGTACCGGCCTCAATTCGTTGGCCGGTTCGGGGGGATATTTCGGCAATGTAAGCTGCATCAGCTTGTTTCAAGCCGAGGTCTCTTCCGTTCATATAAACACGAGTATGATAGGAATCAATTGTTTGTTAGGCACTTGTACAGCCCTCTATCGAATGGGGATGTTAAAAGTGTCTTTTTTCTTGAGATTAAATTCTAGAAACGCGATCTCACACATCGTTTCTAGAGAATTGAGATTTTGTTTTATCCCTCTCAGGGGATGGCTGGTTTCTTCATAGCTATAGCCGACACGACATCGTCATTAATCCGTCAGCTCGATTGTCGTCTAATAACAAGTGCCCTTGCGCTCATATTCATGGTCGTAGCGTTGGGGACGACCGGGCTTTGGTGGACGGGGCACCCGGGTTTCGCCAATCAGTTGGCAAGGCCGTTCATCAAAACAAACAACAGGCTCCTCAGGATGGTAGGGTTGGGCATACAAATCTAGAACGTTCTCCATCCGCCAAACAAAGTCTGCGCCTACAGTAGAAAAACACCACTGCTCTTTAGCCACGGCTTAAGCTGTTTTTTTCGAGCGTGCGTCGCACCGTTTCATCCGATAGGCTTTCGACGACGTTGAGTTCAACTAGCCGTTCTGCCAATAGCTGCATGGTCCACCGGCAACAACCGGTAGGTGGGTCGCTACAAGCTGTCGCAATGAGCAAGGCCTCTGCTTTGCTATCGAGCTTCTTTTGCCCCCCTGGTCTGGGCCGCTCATTGAGGGCGAACTCCACACCACCTTCCACAAATTTCTGGCGAGTACGATGCACGGTAGAGATGCCTGCATTGAGCATTTGAGTAATGGTGTCGTCTTTGTGTCCCTTATCTGCCAACATCGTTACTGCCCAGGCTGAAGCACTGGTCTAACAGGATTGTCAGCAAAAATACTTTTGAGTGCATCCAGTACAGGGATATCTTGCTTTCTCAAAGTTGAAATATAACCGCGAATGCGGCAGAACTGCTGGGCACCTGCCAAGGAGCGAAAACATCCCGATATCTTCTGCTTCAACTTCATCATGCGGATATCGCGCTCAGCCTGATTGTTATCAAAAGGCACCTGAAAATCATACCTAAACGCCAAGACAGCAGCTTGGTGCTTTCGAAGTCGGTCGAGCAAGTTTTGGGTGTACTCTGCTTCTGCTTGCCTCGTTTCTTGGGTGCATTTTCATCGACGGTTGGCATTGGATTATGCTTGAATCCATCGGCTAACACTTGGCGATACCGCTGCTCAAACGCCTCGACTTGTCTCGCATCGAGAACGCTTAAGTGTTCAGCTTTTGCCCGCTCTACCTCAGCTTTGATATCTAGCAGCAGTGAGATCATCTCCTCAGCCCAAGGTTGTTTGTAGCGTTCAACAATAAATCGGAGTTCGCGCAAATGATGGGCATTGCATAAGCTATGCGTACAACCATAGCGGGCATAGCTCTTCCAACCATCATGAATACTCGTGCCCGTAAAGTTTGGCAGAATATCCATTTCGTCCATCGCTGCTGTGCCGCGTTTGGCATGGACAAAGTAGTAGGTTAATCCACTCGTACAAGCGACATGCAGCCACCACAACTTGCTGTTGACTCGCAACCCCGTCTCGTCAAAATGTCCCACAGCTGCTTGCTCAATAGCGTCTTTGATCTGGGCTTCAATCGGTTCTAATTGCTGGGCACAGGTTGTACGGGTGTTGCACAGGGTTCCTTCAGAAACCTGACAACCCAAGAGGTCTTTAAGCAGTTCACGGGTGCGCTCAAACGGCAACAGTTGAGCCTCCATCAAATACACCATCAAGCCTTTGAGATTACTGCCATACTGAACCACATTGGTGACATCGCTGGGGAATTTACCCCGGTTCAAGGTTTGACAGTGCTCACAATATTTGACTTCTGCTTGATGCTCGATGACCTGTAATGACAAGGAGGGCAGCTCATGAACCTGGCGCAGTTCATACTCAAGGACGGCGACCTCTGTTAACGAGGCACCACAGCCTTGACATTGAGTGACTGGATGTAACACTACGGCATCGACGGTTTCACGCCATTCCAAGGTACTACCGGGATGGCCTTTTGACCCCCACTTTTACGCTTACTCTTACCCCGTAGACTTTTGGTCCGCTTCCCAAAGCCATCGCTTGAGGGTGGTTTACTACTGTTCCGACTA
The genomic region above belongs to Acaryochloris sp. CCMEE 5410 and contains:
- a CDS encoding GAF domain-containing protein; protein product: MLSNNHKNYEYQVGGSLSIDSPSYVEREADSLLFDALVRGDFCYVFNSRQMGKSSLRVRVRHRLREAGYNSVSIDITSIGSERTSPEQWYKGVANEIFYGFNLQETLHFNHWWKQQYGLTPVQKLSLFIENVLLTHIAGEKIFIFIDEIDSILSLDFPMDDFFALIRSCYNQRADNPQYNRLAFALFGVSTPSDLIQDRNRTPFNTGQAIELNGFHLEECHSLVQGMVDKYDHPDRFLEEILSWTNGQPFLTQKLCQIVVQHVEVEEKCNCPPALLSDSQYSIKDFIEHIVQSHIIQNWKSQDNPEHLRTIHTRLLRNEHKATRLLGMYQHILQDGVLAETNSDTQVELLLSGLVVKRNGLLKVSNRIYKFVFDQMWVQDQLEELRPYSEALTAWMNSGAQDESRLLRGQALADAQAWSLGRSLTNQDYQFLAASQALDKQLVEERLALESAKNIEQKRREDALRLIMEGTAAKIGDEFFYSCVRCLAEILDVEYALIAVLDDKNHTHAMTLAYSGDDELGNCWEYEIAGTPCEQVIQRLEICHYPHSLQTLFPNDPYLIPLNAHSYLGIPILDSQGDYLGHLAVMDTKPSKENISDEIVILKIFAARAGAELTRKKTEAALAKHLEQVLLLEHITQKIRQSLDTTQILQTTANQIGKVFQANRCLIYTYLPNPTAQLPWAAEYCETGFTSSLDWSRSIIDIPFVRESLANDKAISLPDVHTNSLMEPLPDGVNITGLKSMIAIRTSCHGEPNGLILIQQCDRFRHWTQEEIELSESVALRVGIALAQAKLIEKGKEQMLQLDRQNHQLHQEISERKWIQDFVDGQNKVLNLIAKGAALLETLNLLAKMIEDLSDQSLCSILLLDNFTGKLHHGAAPSLPEAYNQAIDGLKIGPMVGSCGTAAYSKQTVTITDIATDPRCQSVKDVVLQYGLRACWSTPIIINDEVVATFAMYYREPRAPGSRDIDLVAKATDLVKVAIERHRALENLACI
- a CDS encoding AAA-like domain-containing protein, coding for MTVDEALEIIDVALAPQRLNALQELIFKQCWKGLTYQDIAALAGYDNDYIRRVGSQLWLELTDLFLEKVTKSNFRSVLRQQSHNSDTQNTPDTEYCQKSHPIPDFPSGSVPLESPFYIKRNLAEKRSYETVVRPGSLIRIKAPKKWGKTSLLLRILVYAESQNFNTVRLNFNQADQSILMSLDKLLRWICLNLTNQLQIQSKVDEFWDRDLGSKVSCTNYFRRYILNQLSDPLVIALDDLDRLFEYSQTAQDFLPMLRYWHEEANNFEVWKKLRLIVAHSTEAYIPLNLNQSPFNVGLPIQLQALTVDQVQELADRYGCTWTKGKSGRTKISCLCDLCGGHPYLLNLAFYHLFHKDLSLQELIDDAPIPTGLFSSHLSNQLFTLQQHPELARHFKEIVSVEQPISIPYVSAYKLESLGLIRFEKDQVVPMCELYRRYFRNCTSQF
- a CDS encoding PadR family transcriptional regulator; the protein is MNFQDIFSYFQSPPPIYLNREVAVCCILTILIKNGESYGSALMQYVETEYPPYRLSDTVLYNSLNFLTHEGIVTSYWKNFPGRGRPRRMLIIPSSRQNEANQLSKLWLDFLELNSRKYALATI
- a CDS encoding cell division protein SepF, which encodes MNNLIPIHDLACEIVLSYPNTFAEAAIDAQALKKGQLLLVSLGNLPYESAQRITDFLAGSTHSLMGQVREIGNGVYLFAPPSISILTFTRKSGHSRRVDNLGECLHDTKTPSNLYYRTEG
- a CDS encoding transposase; translated protein: MTQRPRRTFTTEQKAEAVKIVQQSGKSVNQMARELDLTPSALRKWIKQAQIDQHPIPGGPLTSAERQELNQLRRDLKRVQMERDFLKKAATFFAQESSTPMS
- a CDS encoding IS3 family transposase, whose amino-acid sequence is MKAEKVNFPIVLMCKVLKLSRSGYYAWVKRKPSPRHQENEILSEQIQQIHDESRQTYGSPRIHASLVEKGFPVSRQRVVRLMAKLGICAQAKRPFKVTTHSEHDGPMAPNILDRTFTSEKPDQAWVADITYISTHEGWLYLAVIIDLFSRRVVGWSMAEHMRTQLVLNALKAALGQRIPAQTGLIFHSDRGSQYASGDYQQALGIYK
- the istB gene encoding IS21-like element ISAcma26 family helper ATPase IstB, whose protein sequence is MTNSSPPTQSPLSPYQHLSLYLKKLRLSHMLTHWESIESQAMQESWSYAEFLLALCETETQRREQARLKRALTEARLPNAKSFTNFDFSHCPQLNPAPLMQLAADPGWLERAENCLLLGPSGVGKTHLATGVSQKMLEFGKRVKFFAANALVQQLQQAKLQLQLHPVLKKLDRYDLLVLDDLGYCKKSEAETSVLFELIAHRYERKSLLITANQPFSQWDDIFTDSMMAVAAIDRLIHHGLIIEIQADSYRRKSATQRTTQTQSQPQKSQSK